The following coding sequences lie in one Phragmites australis chromosome 8, lpPhrAust1.1, whole genome shotgun sequence genomic window:
- the LOC133926881 gene encoding uncharacterized protein LOC133926881 isoform X4, with translation MAAAAAAPEPEPEPAAASAAAAAATLSIYKAARRIKRRDSTLYNALRSVAEDAAFVAEVAALWPALPLVANLRCGLWYAPPRAFAATCYFKSTDGHAGNWSFSTSRLNLHLALLAGERGGCIIVDSTRRGKRFPDSMSKTIPIWCCVLNRAIERQRQQAINNGSTVNSEVVGSPAMWNGDTEKNSGSSNWDSSVHLPVWVLDTEKNAIEGHVEEWTDQFESCGADINSLALRLQKPLRPLWISQRTRIWLNEVPEHESWDFTPIILISASASNAVATQRMSSEFSWHYIPGAGDDEESWARGLTPTLFWKHSYDLLDAGPDLCNHLVVDIVEKDRVHRAQRGEHSPQITVKPLKSHDGPKYNDDHITYVWPMNSDPCTSTTDAQYSNNGRLLFWIGTSNLAVSSTLQVADTLVGVDCILNCDSTSKLPSNSSENSYLELPIVGSKEDRFSLMKNLPKAVDFAKRNLIAGRKILVCCQNGEDISICVALAIVTLLFDDSGKHNHEYEDYHVPHSFCCRNMVL, from the exons atggcggcggcggcggcggcgccggagcccgagcccgagcccgCTGCAGCatcagcggcagcggcggcggcgacgctgAGTATTTACAAGGCCGCGCGGCGCATCAAGCGGCGGGACAGCACGCTGTACAACGCGCTGCGGAGCGTGGCGGAGGACGCGGCCTTCGTGGCGGAGGTCGCGGCGCTGTGGCCGGCGCTGCCGCTGGTGGCCAACCTCCGCTGCGGCCTCTGGTACGCGCCGCCCCGCGCCTTCGCTGCCACCTGCTACTTCAAGTCCACCGACGGCCACGCCGGCAACTGGTCCTTCTCCACATCCCGCCTCAACCTCCACCTCGCACTCCTCGCCG GGGAGAGAGGTGGGTGCATAATAGTTGATTCAACAAGGAGAGGGAAGCGATTCCCTGATAGTATGTCGAAGACCATACCCATTTGGTGTTGTGTCTTGAACCGAGCTATTGAGAGGCAACGGCAGCAGGCTATCAACAATGGCAGCACAGTGAATTCTGAAGTGGTTGGT TCACCTGCTATGTGGAATGGGGATACTGAAAAAAACTCCGGGTCATCTAATTGGGATAGCTCAGTGCATCTTCCTGTATGGGTTCTAGATACCGAGAAAAATGCTATAGAGGGACATGTCGAGGAATGGACAGACCAATTTGAATCATGTGGTGCAGACATTAATTCTCTTGCATTACGTTTGCAAAAGCCATTACGTCCACTATGGATATCACAAAGGACACGCATATGGTTAAATGAAGTGCCAGAGCATGAGTCATGGGATTTCACTCCTATTATATTAATTTCGGCATCTGCATCTAATGCAGTAGCTACACAAAGGATGTCTTCAGAATTCAGCTGGCACTATATTCCCGGAGCAGGGGATGATGAAGAGAGTTGGGCACGTGGTCTAACTCCTACCTTATTCTGGAAACATTCATACGACCTTCTTGACGCTGGACCAGATCTTTGTAATCATTTAGTTGTTGACATCGTTGAAAAAGATAGGGTTCATCGTGCACAGAGAGGTGAACATTCTCCTCAAATTACAGTTAAGCCTCTGAAGAGCCATGATGGCCCCAAGTACAATGATGATCATATAACCTACGTATGGCCTATGAACTCGGACCCTTGTACCAGTACAACAGATGCACAATATTCTAATAATGGCCGTCTACTTTTCTGGATTGGAACATCAAACCTTGCAGTATCATCTACTCTCCAAG ttgcaGACACCTTAGTAGGTGTGGACTGCATACTGAACTGTGACAGCACGTCAAAGTTACCTTCTAATTCATCAGAAAATTCTTACCTCGAGCTACCTATTGTG GGCTCAAAGGAGGATCGATTTTCATTGATGAAAAACCTTCCAAAAGCAGTTGACTTTGCAAAGAGGAACTTGATTGCTGGGAGAAAAATACTAGTATGCTGCCAAAATG GAGAAGATATAAGCATTTGTGTGGCATTGGCAATAGTGACACTGTTATTCGATGACAGCGGTAAGCATAATCATGAATATGAAGATTACCATGTCCCCCATTCTTTTTGTTGCAGGAACAT GGTGCTTTGA
- the LOC133926883 gene encoding small ribosomal subunit protein eS24z encodes MADTKASTAVTLRTRKFMTNRLLSRRQFVLEVIHPGRANVSKAELKERLAKLYEVKDANCIFVFKFRTHFGGGKSTGFGLIYDNLEAAKKFEPKYRLIRNGLATKVEKSRKQMKERKNRAKKIRGVKKTKAGDAGKKK; translated from the exons ATGGCGGACACGAAGGCCTCCACGGCGGTGACCCTCCGCACGCGCAAGTTCATGACCAACCGCCTTCTCTCCCGCCGGCAGTTCGTGCTCGAGGTCATCCACCCCGGCCGCGCCAACGTCTCCAAG GCCGAGCTGAAGGAGAGGCTGGCGAAGCTGTACGAGGTGAAGGACGCCAACTGCATCTTCGTCTTCAAGTTCCGCACCCACTTCGGAGGCGGCAAGTCCACCGGCTTCGGACTCATCTACGACAACCTCGAGGCCGCCAAGAAGTTCGAGCCCAAGTACCGCCTCATCAGG aatGGTCTTGCTACTAAGGTAGAGAAGTCACGTAAGCAGATGAAGGAGCGGAAGAATAGAGCAAAGAAGATCCGTGGTGTGAAGAAG ACAAAGGCTGGAGATGCTGGCAAGAAGAAGTGA
- the LOC133926881 gene encoding tRNA A64-2'-O-ribosylphosphate transferase isoform X1, whose translation MAAAAAAPEPEPEPAAASAAAAAATLSIYKAARRIKRRDSTLYNALRSVAEDAAFVAEVAALWPALPLVANLRCGLWYAPPRAFAATCYFKSTDGHAGNWSFSTSRLNLHLALLAGERGGCIIVDSTRRGKRFPDSMSKTIPIWCCVLNRAIERQRQQAINNGSTVNSEVVGSPAMWNGDTEKNSGSSNWDSSVHLPVWVLDTEKNAIEGHVEEWTDQFESCGADINSLALRLQKPLRPLWISQRTRIWLNEVPEHESWDFTPIILISASASNAVATQRMSSEFSWHYIPGAGDDEESWARGLTPTLFWKHSYDLLDAGPDLCNHLVVDIVEKDRVHRAQRGEHSPQITVKPLKSHDGPKYNDDHITYVWPMNSDPCTSTTDAQYSNNGRLLFWIGTSNLAVSSTLQVADTLVGVDCILNCDSTSKLPSNSSENSYLELPIVGSKEDRFSLMKNLPKAVDFAKRNLIAGRKILVCCQNGEDISICVALAIVTLLFDDSGCFDYGSSFVKRDITKLEMRKRLVFICKFAVNARPSRGNLKQVYGFLSNEKERLLCLT comes from the exons atggcggcggcggcggcggcgccggagcccgagcccgagcccgCTGCAGCatcagcggcagcggcggcggcgacgctgAGTATTTACAAGGCCGCGCGGCGCATCAAGCGGCGGGACAGCACGCTGTACAACGCGCTGCGGAGCGTGGCGGAGGACGCGGCCTTCGTGGCGGAGGTCGCGGCGCTGTGGCCGGCGCTGCCGCTGGTGGCCAACCTCCGCTGCGGCCTCTGGTACGCGCCGCCCCGCGCCTTCGCTGCCACCTGCTACTTCAAGTCCACCGACGGCCACGCCGGCAACTGGTCCTTCTCCACATCCCGCCTCAACCTCCACCTCGCACTCCTCGCCG GGGAGAGAGGTGGGTGCATAATAGTTGATTCAACAAGGAGAGGGAAGCGATTCCCTGATAGTATGTCGAAGACCATACCCATTTGGTGTTGTGTCTTGAACCGAGCTATTGAGAGGCAACGGCAGCAGGCTATCAACAATGGCAGCACAGTGAATTCTGAAGTGGTTGGT TCACCTGCTATGTGGAATGGGGATACTGAAAAAAACTCCGGGTCATCTAATTGGGATAGCTCAGTGCATCTTCCTGTATGGGTTCTAGATACCGAGAAAAATGCTATAGAGGGACATGTCGAGGAATGGACAGACCAATTTGAATCATGTGGTGCAGACATTAATTCTCTTGCATTACGTTTGCAAAAGCCATTACGTCCACTATGGATATCACAAAGGACACGCATATGGTTAAATGAAGTGCCAGAGCATGAGTCATGGGATTTCACTCCTATTATATTAATTTCGGCATCTGCATCTAATGCAGTAGCTACACAAAGGATGTCTTCAGAATTCAGCTGGCACTATATTCCCGGAGCAGGGGATGATGAAGAGAGTTGGGCACGTGGTCTAACTCCTACCTTATTCTGGAAACATTCATACGACCTTCTTGACGCTGGACCAGATCTTTGTAATCATTTAGTTGTTGACATCGTTGAAAAAGATAGGGTTCATCGTGCACAGAGAGGTGAACATTCTCCTCAAATTACAGTTAAGCCTCTGAAGAGCCATGATGGCCCCAAGTACAATGATGATCATATAACCTACGTATGGCCTATGAACTCGGACCCTTGTACCAGTACAACAGATGCACAATATTCTAATAATGGCCGTCTACTTTTCTGGATTGGAACATCAAACCTTGCAGTATCATCTACTCTCCAAG ttgcaGACACCTTAGTAGGTGTGGACTGCATACTGAACTGTGACAGCACGTCAAAGTTACCTTCTAATTCATCAGAAAATTCTTACCTCGAGCTACCTATTGTG GGCTCAAAGGAGGATCGATTTTCATTGATGAAAAACCTTCCAAAAGCAGTTGACTTTGCAAAGAGGAACTTGATTGCTGGGAGAAAAATACTAGTATGCTGCCAAAATG GAGAAGATATAAGCATTTGTGTGGCATTGGCAATAGTGACACTGTTATTCGATGACAGCG GGTGCTTTGACTACGGCAGTTCTTTTGTGAAAAGAGACATCACAAAGTTggagatgaggaagaggctAGTATTCATTTGCAAATTTGCTGTAAATGCACGGCCATCTAGAGGAAACTTGAAACAAGTCTATGGTTTTCTCAGCAATGAAAAGGAGCGGTTGTTATGTTTAACATAG
- the LOC133926881 gene encoding tRNA A64-2'-O-ribosylphosphate transferase isoform X2, whose amino-acid sequence MAAAAAAPEPEPEPAAASAAAAAATLSIYKAARRIKRRDSTLYNALRSVAEDAAFVAEVAALWPALPLVANLRCGLWYAPPRAFAATCYFKSTDGHAGNWSFSTSRLNLHLALLAGERGGCIIVDSTRRGKRFPDSMSKTIPIWCCVLNRAIERQRQQAINNGSTVNSEVSPAMWNGDTEKNSGSSNWDSSVHLPVWVLDTEKNAIEGHVEEWTDQFESCGADINSLALRLQKPLRPLWISQRTRIWLNEVPEHESWDFTPIILISASASNAVATQRMSSEFSWHYIPGAGDDEESWARGLTPTLFWKHSYDLLDAGPDLCNHLVVDIVEKDRVHRAQRGEHSPQITVKPLKSHDGPKYNDDHITYVWPMNSDPCTSTTDAQYSNNGRLLFWIGTSNLAVSSTLQVADTLVGVDCILNCDSTSKLPSNSSENSYLELPIVGSKEDRFSLMKNLPKAVDFAKRNLIAGRKILVCCQNGEDISICVALAIVTLLFDDSGCFDYGSSFVKRDITKLEMRKRLVFICKFAVNARPSRGNLKQVYGFLSNEKERLLCLT is encoded by the exons atggcggcggcggcggcggcgccggagcccgagcccgagcccgCTGCAGCatcagcggcagcggcggcggcgacgctgAGTATTTACAAGGCCGCGCGGCGCATCAAGCGGCGGGACAGCACGCTGTACAACGCGCTGCGGAGCGTGGCGGAGGACGCGGCCTTCGTGGCGGAGGTCGCGGCGCTGTGGCCGGCGCTGCCGCTGGTGGCCAACCTCCGCTGCGGCCTCTGGTACGCGCCGCCCCGCGCCTTCGCTGCCACCTGCTACTTCAAGTCCACCGACGGCCACGCCGGCAACTGGTCCTTCTCCACATCCCGCCTCAACCTCCACCTCGCACTCCTCGCCG GGGAGAGAGGTGGGTGCATAATAGTTGATTCAACAAGGAGAGGGAAGCGATTCCCTGATAGTATGTCGAAGACCATACCCATTTGGTGTTGTGTCTTGAACCGAGCTATTGAGAGGCAACGGCAGCAGGCTATCAACAATGGCAGCACAGTGAATTCTGAAGTG TCACCTGCTATGTGGAATGGGGATACTGAAAAAAACTCCGGGTCATCTAATTGGGATAGCTCAGTGCATCTTCCTGTATGGGTTCTAGATACCGAGAAAAATGCTATAGAGGGACATGTCGAGGAATGGACAGACCAATTTGAATCATGTGGTGCAGACATTAATTCTCTTGCATTACGTTTGCAAAAGCCATTACGTCCACTATGGATATCACAAAGGACACGCATATGGTTAAATGAAGTGCCAGAGCATGAGTCATGGGATTTCACTCCTATTATATTAATTTCGGCATCTGCATCTAATGCAGTAGCTACACAAAGGATGTCTTCAGAATTCAGCTGGCACTATATTCCCGGAGCAGGGGATGATGAAGAGAGTTGGGCACGTGGTCTAACTCCTACCTTATTCTGGAAACATTCATACGACCTTCTTGACGCTGGACCAGATCTTTGTAATCATTTAGTTGTTGACATCGTTGAAAAAGATAGGGTTCATCGTGCACAGAGAGGTGAACATTCTCCTCAAATTACAGTTAAGCCTCTGAAGAGCCATGATGGCCCCAAGTACAATGATGATCATATAACCTACGTATGGCCTATGAACTCGGACCCTTGTACCAGTACAACAGATGCACAATATTCTAATAATGGCCGTCTACTTTTCTGGATTGGAACATCAAACCTTGCAGTATCATCTACTCTCCAAG ttgcaGACACCTTAGTAGGTGTGGACTGCATACTGAACTGTGACAGCACGTCAAAGTTACCTTCTAATTCATCAGAAAATTCTTACCTCGAGCTACCTATTGTG GGCTCAAAGGAGGATCGATTTTCATTGATGAAAAACCTTCCAAAAGCAGTTGACTTTGCAAAGAGGAACTTGATTGCTGGGAGAAAAATACTAGTATGCTGCCAAAATG GAGAAGATATAAGCATTTGTGTGGCATTGGCAATAGTGACACTGTTATTCGATGACAGCG GGTGCTTTGACTACGGCAGTTCTTTTGTGAAAAGAGACATCACAAAGTTggagatgaggaagaggctAGTATTCATTTGCAAATTTGCTGTAAATGCACGGCCATCTAGAGGAAACTTGAAACAAGTCTATGGTTTTCTCAGCAATGAAAAGGAGCGGTTGTTATGTTTAACATAG
- the LOC133926881 gene encoding tRNA A64-2'-O-ribosylphosphate transferase isoform X3, with amino-acid sequence MAAAAAAPEPEPEPAAASAAAAAATLSIYKAARRIKRRDSTLYNALRSVAEDAAFVAEVAALWPALPLVANLRCGLWYAPPRAFAATCYFKSTDGHAGNWSFSTSRLNLHLALLAGERGGCIIVDSTRRGKRFPDSMSKTIPIWCCVLNRAIERQRQQAINNGSTVNSEVVGSPAMWNGDTEKNSGSSNWDSSVHLPVWVLDTEKNAIEGHVEEWTDQFESCGADINSLALRLQKPLRPLWISQRTRIWLNEVPEHESWDFTPIILISASASNAVATQRMSSEFSWHYIPGAGDDEESWARGLTPTLFWKHSYDLLDAGPDLCNHLVVDIVEKDRVHRAQRGEHSPQITVKPLKSHDGPKYNDDHITYVWPMNSDPCTSTTDAQYSNNGRLLFWIGTSNLAVSSTLQDTLVGVDCILNCDSTSKLPSNSSENSYLELPIVGSKEDRFSLMKNLPKAVDFAKRNLIAGRKILVCCQNGEDISICVALAIVTLLFDDSGCFDYGSSFVKRDITKLEMRKRLVFICKFAVNARPSRGNLKQVYGFLSNEKERLLCLT; translated from the exons atggcggcggcggcggcggcgccggagcccgagcccgagcccgCTGCAGCatcagcggcagcggcggcggcgacgctgAGTATTTACAAGGCCGCGCGGCGCATCAAGCGGCGGGACAGCACGCTGTACAACGCGCTGCGGAGCGTGGCGGAGGACGCGGCCTTCGTGGCGGAGGTCGCGGCGCTGTGGCCGGCGCTGCCGCTGGTGGCCAACCTCCGCTGCGGCCTCTGGTACGCGCCGCCCCGCGCCTTCGCTGCCACCTGCTACTTCAAGTCCACCGACGGCCACGCCGGCAACTGGTCCTTCTCCACATCCCGCCTCAACCTCCACCTCGCACTCCTCGCCG GGGAGAGAGGTGGGTGCATAATAGTTGATTCAACAAGGAGAGGGAAGCGATTCCCTGATAGTATGTCGAAGACCATACCCATTTGGTGTTGTGTCTTGAACCGAGCTATTGAGAGGCAACGGCAGCAGGCTATCAACAATGGCAGCACAGTGAATTCTGAAGTGGTTGGT TCACCTGCTATGTGGAATGGGGATACTGAAAAAAACTCCGGGTCATCTAATTGGGATAGCTCAGTGCATCTTCCTGTATGGGTTCTAGATACCGAGAAAAATGCTATAGAGGGACATGTCGAGGAATGGACAGACCAATTTGAATCATGTGGTGCAGACATTAATTCTCTTGCATTACGTTTGCAAAAGCCATTACGTCCACTATGGATATCACAAAGGACACGCATATGGTTAAATGAAGTGCCAGAGCATGAGTCATGGGATTTCACTCCTATTATATTAATTTCGGCATCTGCATCTAATGCAGTAGCTACACAAAGGATGTCTTCAGAATTCAGCTGGCACTATATTCCCGGAGCAGGGGATGATGAAGAGAGTTGGGCACGTGGTCTAACTCCTACCTTATTCTGGAAACATTCATACGACCTTCTTGACGCTGGACCAGATCTTTGTAATCATTTAGTTGTTGACATCGTTGAAAAAGATAGGGTTCATCGTGCACAGAGAGGTGAACATTCTCCTCAAATTACAGTTAAGCCTCTGAAGAGCCATGATGGCCCCAAGTACAATGATGATCATATAACCTACGTATGGCCTATGAACTCGGACCCTTGTACCAGTACAACAGATGCACAATATTCTAATAATGGCCGTCTACTTTTCTGGATTGGAACATCAAACCTTGCAGTATCATCTACTCTCCAAG ACACCTTAGTAGGTGTGGACTGCATACTGAACTGTGACAGCACGTCAAAGTTACCTTCTAATTCATCAGAAAATTCTTACCTCGAGCTACCTATTGTG GGCTCAAAGGAGGATCGATTTTCATTGATGAAAAACCTTCCAAAAGCAGTTGACTTTGCAAAGAGGAACTTGATTGCTGGGAGAAAAATACTAGTATGCTGCCAAAATG GAGAAGATATAAGCATTTGTGTGGCATTGGCAATAGTGACACTGTTATTCGATGACAGCG GGTGCTTTGACTACGGCAGTTCTTTTGTGAAAAGAGACATCACAAAGTTggagatgaggaagaggctAGTATTCATTTGCAAATTTGCTGTAAATGCACGGCCATCTAGAGGAAACTTGAAACAAGTCTATGGTTTTCTCAGCAATGAAAAGGAGCGGTTGTTATGTTTAACATAG